Proteins co-encoded in one Papaver somniferum cultivar HN1 chromosome 5, ASM357369v1, whole genome shotgun sequence genomic window:
- the LOC113277528 gene encoding uncharacterized protein LOC113277528 yields the protein MDESSQAHGTDTPTPTTATHTTATDAIVGSSIQPTNEAAQPETATVDVEATSTSMGGKITSDIWNHFKRLNVQDAGCNYCKKVIKAHTGKNGTSGMWKHFNRCKQNPNKPKPKGQQTLTLNPAQLGENEGKVCSSCTCTCGKRCCEGLQQINCKNQVSCQVYKGFSI from the exons ATGGATGAATCAAGTCAAGCTCATGGAACAGATACCCCTACACCTACAACTGCTACACATACCACTGCCACAGATGCAATTGTTGGATCCTCAATCCAACCAACAAATGAAGCAGCACAGCCAGAGACAGCAACAGTAGATGTAGAAGCTACTTCTACATCTATGGGTGGTAAGATAACTTCTGACATTTGGAATCATTTCAAGAGGTTGAATGTTCAAGATGCTGGATGCAATTACTGCAAGAAGGTGATAAAGGCTCATACTGGAAAGAATGGTACAAGTGGAATGTGGAAGCACTTCAACAGATGCAAGCAGAATCCTAACAAGCCAAAGCCAAAAGGACAACAAACTCTGACATTAAATCCTGCACAACTGGGTGAGAATGAAG GTAAGGTGTGCAGCTCATGTACTTGCACTTGTGGTAAAAGATGCTGTGAGGGTCTACAACAAATCAATTGCAAGAATCAGGTCAGTTGTCAAGTATATAAAGGGTTCTCCATCTAG